Part of the Triticum urartu cultivar G1812 chromosome 2, Tu2.1, whole genome shotgun sequence genome, ATCATGAGCTGTAAAGTTTGCGAGCATGGTGATCATATTATTTGTTCCACTGGAGGAGATGCCGCTCGAGTTATACTTGCTGTGGGTTTTAGCATGTTTAACTTAGCCCTAGATCGAATATCTTTATGAGAGGTACGCGTGGCGCATCTGATCTGTGTTTGGTAAACCAAGATGCATATCTTTTAGAAAATTAGTCAGGGGGCTGTTGTAATGAGAGTGATTTGTAGCCTGCTCGAATGGATGCAGAATTGCACATAGGTGGGCGGTGGGGAGCTGATTGTTAGTGACTAGTGAGTGGGTTGGTAGGATACTTTCTGATATGAGAATGTTCTCATGTTGTTCCTCAACAACCAAAAAAACAGAAATTCTCCCATGAGAATGTTCATGCCCTAGGGCATTAATTTTATCAGATGCATGGCCTGAACAGTCTAATTAACAACATGCCGATTTCGATCGAGTAAATAGCCGGTGCGGATGATTGTCGTTTCCATTATCATGGTTATGTCAAATTAATTTGCTCCTGTGATGATTAACTTGTGCTTTGGCTGGAAAAATTGCCGCAGTGTTCACGTACAACAAGCAGTTCCACAACGTGATCGCGGTGAGCAAGGCGGACTACAAGAACTGCAACGTGACCAAGCCGACGGCCACCTGGGCCACGGGCAAGGACTCCGTCGTCCTCAACACCACCGGCCACCACTACTTCCTCTGCGGCTTCCCGGGCCACTGCGCCATCGGTCAGAAGGTGGACGTCCGCGTGCTCTCCTCCGCTGCCCCTTCCACCGCCCCCGCCATGGCGCCCGCCCCGGGAGCCGCGGGCGGCGGCTCGGCCGGCCGCGCCGGCGCCGCGCCCTCGCCGCACCCCAACGCCGCGCCGGCCGTCAGCAGCTCGTTCGCCGTGACGGTCGCCGCGTCCGTGCTGTCCGTGGCCGCTGCCGGATTGAACCTGCTGTAGTCCGGAGGTTTGCCGGCCGAGGATGGATGGATGGCGCCCTGTGAGTTGTGAGCTTCCGTTTGTCGCCGTATGAGTGCGAGCAGTCGTGGAGACATCTCTGGTCATCTGGATCCTGTGTTGTTTATTACGTACTACTGTTTTGCTCTCTTTTTTGTGTGCCATACTCTTCTCAGTGGATCTTGGTCTGGTTTGGGGATTTGTGCTTAGTTTAATCAATCAAGTGAGCACTCTCTTATGGTTTTTACTGACATGCCTTGGGGAGTAACAATTGGGGGCATTTCTCAAGATGtaaaataatgagttaattacactTTTGATACATAAACTTGGACTCGATGTACAAATCCATACATAAACTTGAAAATGACACAAATCGACCATATAACTTGCATTCCGAGTACGTTTCAATACATTTTCTCGTTAACTCTCCGTTAAACACAACACGTGAGCTGCATGTTGCTGAATATTAGTTGGGCTATAGACCCATTTAACAATTTCAGAAAATTCCTAAGGGCCCGTACTGTCAATTGAGTGGTGGAAAGTTTAGTCCCCACATAGCTAGTTGAGAGAGGTGTACATCAACTTATAAGGTGAGCTATTCTCCCACTAGTATGAGTTGGTGTGAAGAAAGGAGAGGTGTTCcacacgcgcgctcctccactACACCACCTATTCTTATATGTTTATGTTAGAGATAGATATTATTTATATGTTTATGTGCTGGCGTTTGAACAAGTTTTGTTTTCTTCTCAATGTCGGTATCTTTTCGCTCGATTCAAAAGATGTAAGTGATAATATTTTTAGGATTCAAACTCAAGACGTTGTGTTGCATGCATCAGACACTAGCCATTGC contains:
- the LOC125536557 gene encoding mavicyanin-like, producing the protein MAALRRGSAVALAALVAAAMWAGMASAAVYEVGDKLGWTIMGSPDYGAWAASKKFSLGDTLVFTYNKQFHNVIAVSKADYKNCNVTKPTATWATGKDSVVLNTTGHHYFLCGFPGHCAIGQKVDVRVLSSAAPSTAPAMAPAPGAAGGGSAGRAGAAPSPHPNAAPAVSSSFAVTVAASVLSVAAAGLNLL